Proteins found in one Muribaculum gordoncarteri genomic segment:
- a CDS encoding single-stranded DNA-binding protein, with protein sequence MASVNQVTIIGYVGEDPKIITTSNGKTMATLTVATTERGYTKKDGSTSEDRTEWHNIVLFGKLAEIARDYIRKGAALYIQGKMRTRSYDDKDGIKRYVTEIHADTVQMLDRKSVATSQAPQQYAEQQPQYGYQQPSMNDPDLPF encoded by the coding sequence ATGGCATCCGTTAATCAAGTAACAATCATCGGCTACGTTGGTGAAGACCCGAAAATCATCACCACGAGCAACGGCAAGACGATGGCAACGCTCACAGTCGCGACAACTGAACGCGGCTACACAAAGAAAGACGGCTCGACATCCGAAGACCGCACCGAGTGGCACAACATAGTGCTTTTCGGTAAACTCGCCGAAATAGCGCGTGACTACATACGCAAGGGCGCAGCTCTCTACATTCAAGGCAAGATGCGCACTCGCTCGTATGACGATAAGGACGGCATCAAAAGATACGTCACAGAGATTCACGCCGACACGGTGCAGATGCTCGACCGCAAAAGCGTGGCGACTTCACAAGCTCCGCAACAGTATGCAGAGCAACAGCCGCAATATGGCTATCAGCAACCGAGTATGAATGACCCCGACTTACCGTTCTGA
- a CDS encoding VRR-NUC domain-containing protein: protein MRHAESQIQQNCVKWFRLQYADLALLLFAVPNGGARNRIEAGIMKGEGVTAGVADMLFLLPNKYHHALCIEFKTPKGKQQDSQKRFQRKVEAFGYRYEIVRSLEEFIELMRNYLAQR from the coding sequence ATGCGACACGCAGAAAGTCAGATACAACAAAATTGCGTGAAGTGGTTTCGTCTTCAGTATGCAGACCTCGCGCTCTTGCTCTTTGCCGTTCCGAATGGTGGAGCAAGAAACAGAATCGAAGCCGGGATAATGAAAGGCGAGGGAGTAACAGCCGGAGTCGCTGATATGTTATTCCTACTACCTAACAAATATCATCACGCTCTTTGCATCGAGTTTAAGACACCGAAAGGCAAGCAGCAAGACTCTCAAAAGCGATTCCAACGTAAAGTTGAGGCTTTTGGCTATCGCTACGAAATAGTCCGTTCCTTAGAAGAATTTATTGAGCTAATGCGGAATTATTTAGCTCAACGCTGA